One region of Limnospira fusiformis SAG 85.79 genomic DNA includes:
- a CDS encoding DEAD/DEAH box helicase, whose product MPRLPKLTFERGTLTLHPPPRGRGWIDYAVWDDRVEKFRVPAISYPFLIKCLQEEKVDFLDEAKIFHPLKLVSRLEMSPYVHQQEALSAWENGGNRGVVVLPTASGKTYLAQLAIEAIACSTLVVVPTLDLMHQWYAHLVAAFPEADIGLLGGGSRDKTSILVATYDSATLQAETLGNRYGLLVFDECHHLPTDFYRVIAEYAIAPYRLGLTATPDRSDGRHSDLNHLIGPTVYHRTPEQLAGVALAEHDIVQIKVKLSEPERDRYQELIKVRNDFLKNQNIRLGSLDGWKQFVMVSGRSASGRRAMLAHRQAKEIALCTDGKLRILADIISKNYPERTLIFTVDNTTVYRISQDFLIPAITHQTPVKERHQILDKFRQGEYRTLVASHVLNEGVDVPDAKIAIILSGTGSEREYIQRLGRVLRKGSQTGKRAVLYEVITENTSEEQTSQRRRGHKQPPPQKPKISPPTGLYDLERSLSPKAAESSEKWDIDN is encoded by the coding sequence GTTTGGGATGATCGGGTAGAGAAGTTTCGTGTACCTGCGATTTCTTACCCTTTTCTGATCAAGTGTTTACAAGAGGAAAAAGTAGATTTTCTTGACGAAGCCAAAATCTTCCATCCCTTAAAGTTAGTTTCCCGCCTAGAAATGTCGCCTTATGTGCATCAACAAGAGGCTTTAAGCGCCTGGGAAAATGGCGGGAATAGGGGAGTTGTGGTATTACCGACAGCTTCGGGAAAAACCTACCTGGCGCAATTGGCTATAGAAGCGATCGCCTGTAGTACCCTAGTGGTGGTGCCGACCCTAGATTTAATGCACCAGTGGTATGCCCACCTAGTAGCTGCTTTCCCAGAGGCGGATATTGGGCTGTTGGGGGGCGGTTCACGGGATAAAACATCAATTTTGGTCGCCACATACGACTCAGCCACCTTGCAGGCGGAAACCCTGGGAAATCGCTATGGTTTATTGGTGTTTGATGAATGTCACCACCTCCCCACAGACTTCTATCGAGTCATTGCAGAATATGCGATCGCCCCCTATCGTCTAGGACTAACCGCGACCCCAGATAGGTCTGACGGTCGTCACAGTGATTTAAACCATTTAATCGGTCCTACGGTTTATCATCGCACACCGGAACAATTAGCGGGGGTGGCTTTAGCAGAGCATGATATTGTGCAGATTAAAGTTAAACTGTCGGAACCTGAACGCGATCGCTATCAAGAGTTAATTAAAGTTAGAAACGATTTTCTCAAAAACCAAAATATCCGCCTAGGTAGTTTAGACGGTTGGAAACAATTTGTGATGGTCAGTGGGCGATCGGCTTCTGGTCGTCGGGCGATGTTAGCCCATCGTCAAGCTAAAGAAATCGCCCTTTGTACTGATGGAAAGTTAAGGATATTAGCCGACATTATCAGCAAAAATTATCCCGAAAGAACCCTAATTTTTACAGTAGATAATACTACAGTTTATCGAATTTCCCAAGATTTCTTAATCCCGGCTATCACCCATCAAACACCTGTGAAAGAACGTCATCAAATCCTGGATAAATTTCGCCAAGGAGAGTATCGAACCCTCGTGGCTTCCCATGTTCTGAATGAAGGGGTTGATGTTCCTGATGCCAAAATCGCAATTATTTTATCAGGTACTGGGTCGGAGCGGGAATATATCCAACGTCTAGGAAGGGTATTGCGTAAGGGAAGCCAAACCGGAAAACGGGCGGTTTTGTATGAGGTAATTACTGAAAATACCAGCGAAGAACAGACCTCCCAACGGCGGCGGGGTCACAAACAGCCCCCACCTCAAAAACCCAAGATTTCCCCACCTACTGGATTATATGATCTAGAGCGATCGTTATCTCCAAAAGCCGCCGAATCTTCAGAAAAATGGGATATTGATAATTAA